GGGTCGAGACCGCAAAGCGCAACCTCCGCCGCGAGCGCCGCCAGCGCTACCAGCGTCTCGAAGAGGCCGATATCTCTTACGAAGAGGGCCAGGAACTGGCCGACGCGATCGTCGGGCTCGATCGGGCGCTCGAAGCCCTCGAATCGCTCGGCTCGGCGGACCTGAACCAGGAGAAGCAAGTGCAAGAGGCCGCCGATCAGAAGCGCTGGATGAGCTTCCTCAAGAAGGCGCTGGGACACGAGGAGGCCGACTCCGGGACGGGGAGAGCGGGGCGATTCCAGTGATAGCACCCGTCGTACCGATGTACGGAGACGACCGCACGGACGTGTGCGGTCGACAGGGAACTGACGGACGAGGGTCACTATGAGCCACAACGACACCGTCGCGGCCCTGCTCGAAGAGATGGCCGACCGCCTCGAAGCCATGGACGTCGAGTACAAGCCTCGGGCCTACCGCCGTGCGGCCGAGAACGTCCGCGAGTACCCCGAACCCATCGAGCGACTCGCGAGCGAGGGAACGGATGCGGTGGGAGAGATCGACGGCGTCGGCGACGCCATCGCCGAGAAGATCGTCGAGTACGTCGAGACCGGGACGGTCGAGGAACTGGAAGACCTGCGCGAACAGTTGCCCGTCGAGATGGAGGCCCTGACGAGCGTCGAGGGCGTCGGTCCCAAGACCGTCGGCACGCTCTACGAGGCGCTCGATATTCGGGATCTAGACGACCTCGAAGCGGCCGCGGAAGCCGGTGAGATCCAGGAGGTCAAGGGGTTCGGCCCGAAGACCGAACAGAACATCCTCGAGGGGATCGACTTCGCTCGCGAGTCCCACGACCGGCAGTTGCTCGGCGAGGCCGTTC
The Halapricum salinum genome window above contains:
- a CDS encoding DUF5788 family protein is translated as MQGYQRKQLLERVGREGATVGASIPEEIDVQGESIDLRTFVFEIKRRETVPAGERDRVETAKRNLRRERRQRYQRLEEADISYEEGQELADAIVGLDRALEALESLGSADLNQEKQVQEAADQKRWMSFLKKALGHEEADSGTGRAGRFQ